Proteins encoded in a region of the Triticum dicoccoides isolate Atlit2015 ecotype Zavitan chromosome 3A, WEW_v2.0, whole genome shotgun sequence genome:
- the LOC119269258 gene encoding pentatricopeptide repeat-containing protein At1g61870, mitochondrial-like yields MAAAVRLFLRRRLATATATPPTPASILNPSSPTTPLTSRQKTRLAISLLKSSPPPPPDQILSICRAAALSPKTHLDRVALSLATSRLSTAPDSLRDLTSSLLIPHHAHHAIVLFGQAGLLPDAISTFQSSPSTRSLNALLFACIVAGNHTEAARIFQTFPDAHRVKPNAETFNSIIKSFSESGTTRSFYSVFDEMCKQGVKPTATTFTAAIAGFYKEERFDDVEKVIKLMKKHGCGESLQVYNARVQGLCKLGRNGDAKALLSEMAKKGTKPNWVTYNHLIYGFCKEGDLEEAKRLYKEMGKKGLVGDSGFYFTVIFHLCKAGDFDTALGVYNEIIPRNWVPCFSTMKMLVNGLAGSSRIDEAKGIIEKMKEKFPDRDEGWKEVEAALPQ; encoded by the coding sequence atggccgccgccgtccgcctcttcctgcgccgccgcctcgccacggCCACCGCCACGCCTCCGACCCCGGCCTCCATCCTCAACCCTTCCTCCCCGACCACCCCGCTCACCTCGCGGCAGAAGACCCGCCTCGCCATCTCCCTCCTCaagtcctccccgccgccgccccccgACCAGATCCTCTCCATCTGCCGCGCCGCCGCACTCTCCCCGAAGACCCACCTCGACCGTGttgctctctccctcgccacctCGAGGCTCTCCACCGCCCCGGACTCCCTCCGAGACCTCACGTCCTCTCTTCTCATCCCCCACCAcgcccaccacgccatcgtgctctttggccaggccggcctcctccccgacGCCATCTCCACCTTCCAGTCATCCCCCTCCACCCGCTCCCTCAACGCCCTCCTCTTCGCCTGCATCGTCGCCGGCAACCACACCGAGGCCGCTCGCATCTTCCAGACCTTCCCGGACGCCCACCGCGTCAAGCCCAACGCCGAGACATTCAACTCCATTATAAAATCCTTCTCCGAGTCCGGCACCACAAGGTCCTTCTActcggtgttcgatgaaatgtgcaAGCAGGGCGTGAAGCCCACTGCCACCACATTTACTGCCGCGATTGCTGGGTTTTACAAGGAGGAGCGCTTTGATGATGTAGAGAAGGTGATTAAGCTCATGAAGAAGCATGGTTGTGGCGAGTCACTGCAAGTGTACAATGCAAGGGTCCAGGGGCTGTGCAAGCTTGGCCGGAATGGTGATGCCAAGGCATTACTGAGTGAGATGGCCAAGAAAGGGACGAAGCCAAACTGGGTTACTTATAACCATTTGATTTATGGATTCTGTAAGGAAGGGGATTTGGAGGAAGCGAAGCGGCTGTACAAGGAGATGGGAAAGAAGGGGCTTGTTGGGGATAGTGGCTTCTATTTTACTGTCATTTTTCACCTTTGCAAGGCTGGCGATTTTGATACTGCCCTTGGTGTATACAATGAGATAATACCTAGGAACTGGGTACCCTGCTTCTCGACCATGAAGATGCTTGTGAATGGGCTTGCTGGGAGCTCGCGAATCGATGAGGCAAAGGGGATCATTGAGAAGATGAAGGAGAAATTCCCGGACAGGGATGAAGGGTGGAAAGAGGTAGAGGCGGCATTGCCTCAATAG